The Bradysia coprophila strain Holo2 unplaced genomic scaffold, BU_Bcop_v1 contig_297, whole genome shotgun sequence DNA window AACTTTCGAAGTTATGTTGGGCGGTACTGCTTGTTCTGCTTGCATTACATCTACATCACCGTTCCAACTGGCATTGCAGATTGACGTGACTGAGTCAAAGTCGATGGATCCTAAATCAATCAAGCTTGGACCAACTTGTGAGGGTAATTCACCTGGTGCTGCTTGTTCTGCTCGCATAACACCATCACCAATGTTACAATCGGAATCGATATTGCTGTTCCACCAGCCTGAGTCATAGTTGACACATCCCAAACCGTCCAAATTTTGACCAACTTTCGAAGTTAATTCGCGTGGTACTGCTTGCTCTGCTTGCACTATATCTCCACCAACGCTACAACCGACATTGCAGCTCCGCGTGTCTGAGTCATAGTTGTCGTGTTGTAAGTCACTCAAGTTTGGAACCACTTGTGAGGTTAGTTCACTTGGTGATGCTTGTATTGTTCGCATATCATCTCCACCAACGTTACAATCGATATTGCTGCTCGACCGGCCTGAGTCATAGTTGACGCATCGCAAACCTTCCAAATTTTGACGAACTTCCGAAGTTATTTCGCACGGTGCTGCTTGTTCCAATTGCATAACATCTCCACCAAAGTTCCAACAGATATTTCCAGAGTCAaagttcttcttcttcttcttctttttcagcctgtttctatccactgctggatgtaggcctctccaacttttttccatttcgtacgatccattaccatttgctgccagtttgtacctgcaatattcttaattccgtttgtccatctctctggtggtctacctatagctcgtcttttatatggtcgccagttcatgatctttttggtccaacgttcgtctgtccttcttgcaatatgtcccgcccagctccatttcagagatgctattctttccatgacatcaacgaccctgtcAAAGTCAAAGTTGATGTCTCCTAAATCGCTCAAGCTTTTACCACCTTGTGTTGTTAGCTCACCCTGTGCTGCTTGTTCTGTTTCCATAATATAACGATCAATCTCATAACTGATATCGTCAATGTCCCAGTTAGTGTATCCGAAAACGTTGAAGTTTTGGTCAAAATGATGAGCAGCAACGCTTGACGGAGACACTGGTGAGGCTAACGAGTCCAGTACATCCAATAAGTCTTCACACATATTCTCCTCCACattattaaattcaatatttggGTGAGCTGCGTGTTCAGCATGGCTAAGCCCGTCTACGAAGTTCTCAAGGAATGTCTCCGATATATCCAGAATTGACGCCATGTAAGTTGTAAGCTTTGTGCCGTAAAATGGCTTGACTGTCGTTGGCGAGGCTGtaagtttgattttatttgttgacgTGGTAGACTTACAGATATGATTGTGTCAACCCAAACAAGACTATCAATAGAGTGACGTAAAAACACTTTGCTTGATGACTAGTTATGCAGTTTTGCGTTGATCGTACATGTTTTCGTTGTTGTACCAGAACGTTAACCCTTTCAACGTTATTGGATAATCgccaatgaaaatgaatggaaaGTCTTCAAGGCATATAACTGATACGACTGCTATTTCGGTATGATTTtgcttgaaaaaaaattcgagaTATTAGGACAAGACAACGGTCAATGTCAAAACGTTTTGTGGACAGACAAACACCTCGAAGAGGAGACATTTATTCAgaattcaaaatacaaaactgATCCATCGGCAGCACGAAGACACTgactaaaaacgaaaatgtacgTCGCCGTCGTTGTTagaaatcagtcaaaaatcaTATATCGGCTACTCTCCTCCTTTTTGTGCAGTGAACGATGACTATGTAGACTGGATTTTcggtaaaacgttttattgcaCATGTTGCACTCATAAGGCATTGTACctgcaatcaaaattttcaatttatttcgcGATGTGTCCATTTTCGGAGTCGATAAACAAACCGGTGTGAATATTCTGGTGATCCATCATAGACTCCTTACGCCGAAATGGTCTCCTGCAGATGTCACACGTGAACTCAGTTCctgaaaaaggaaattttcgcacaaaacaaaatagttatttgtgtatctgttttggacgtttgattttaggcaatttcgcgagttgtagcccgaacgaagtgagggctacatgcgaaagtgcctaaaatcaaacgtccaaaacagatactcaaaaaatttttcatgtaaggggtcgaaaacccgagaaaaatctcgaaactccctcattttcggccccgacacatgaaaataaaattttcagacCTGGAAATGACTTGTGGGGAAGCTTACTGGTGTGAATCAACGCACTATAAACAACTAGACGCaattaagtttttcatttttgtgagTCCTTTGATGATCGGTTAGAGCGTGTTTACGTTTGAACGTAGCATGACAGATCGAACATTCGAATGGTTTCAATACAagtctgatttttttttggaaattttagtttttgtcTCAGTGGGTCTCTTACTGACTTCATTTTCACTTACCACTATGAGAACTTTGATGAACGTCTAGATAAGTGCTTAATTTGAAAGCACGATTACAAATCAAACATATGAACGGCCTCGCGTCTGTGACacaaattttgtggaaattcaGTGGGTCTTCTCGGTTGAACTTTCTTTTCACTTACCAGAATGAGTGCTTTCATGTCTGGCCACATCGTTTGCTCTAGTGCCAGCATAATCACATTGCGCGCACTTGTATGGCTTTTCGCCTACGTAAAGCAAATTGGAAGTTTAAATGTTATCACAGAAATTCTGCCATAAGTGTCTTTGTCCTTACCAGTGTGGACCCACAAATGTTTGGTCAGTTCGGATTTCTTTCTGAATTGCTTGCCACACTCTGCACAGGTATGAGATTTCGGTTCTTTTAAATGAGGACAACGATCGACTAAATCGACTTGGATTTTAGCAAAACAAATTGtgtggaagaagaagaacttACGTTTACGACGACCTTTTCCGGCATTTTTAAGAGGAATTTCGCAGCTTTTTCCAATTATTTGATCCTGGAAATGAGGAGCGGTTAGTagatgaaaagtctcattGATAATCACAAGCGGAGAAAATGTCAACAAAATGCCCACTCCAACACTTCATCGTTCATCCATGTAATTCAAGGAGCTCACATCAAGGCAGCATTACCAAAAGATCAATTGCCATTACCTGACATTCGTCCAGTTGCGATGCATCTTCTGATTGCTCAATACTGTCCACAGACATAGCAGTTCTTCCATGTGGCAATGCATCTTCCATCTGATGATTCTTTATAGCAACGCCAACACTGGGTTCACAATGCTGCACTTTGAGAGTGTGCGCACCGGTTCTGAAATAGTCTGAAATCACGACTGTGACGAGATTACCAACGCAAACTGTGTCCTTACACGGAAGCATTCGATTCATTAGCGCTATTGTTTCTCTTCGGATCTAGGCAAACATGTGAAGGCAAAACAGGAGGTATCTCGTCCCCTAATGCAGCATTGTACTTCTTCTGCTTGAGCGTTGGATCGCATAAAGAATTCAGTTTCGTCGTTCCATTACAACTGACATTGCAACTTGACGTGTCTGAGTCATGATTGACGCATCCTAAATCAATCAAGCTTGGGCCAACTTGTGAGGTTAATTCACTTGGTGCTGTTTTTTCTGCTCGCATAGAACCTCCACCATCGTCACAATCGATGTTGCTGCTCGAACAGCCTGACTCGTTTATAATAACGATTTTCGAAGTTATTTCGCACGGTGCTTGTTCTGCTTGCATTGTATCTACACCAACGTTCCGATTGTGACTCCACTTGTCAAGGTTGATGTATCCTATATGGCTCAAATTTTGACCATCTTGTGATGTCACCTCTCCCTGTGCTGCTTTTTCTGCATCATCCGTAATATTTCCGTCAACCCTACAACTGATATTGTCAGTGTCCAAGTTTAAAACGCTTAAGTTTTGATCAACATTATGAAATGCAACGTTTAATGGAGAGGCTAACGAGTCCAGTACATCCGATAGGTCTTCATATAAATTCTCCTCCACATtatcaaattcaatatttgGGATAGCTGCATGTTCAGGATGGTTCAGCTCGGCTACCAAGTTCTCAAGAAATTGGTCAGATAAATCCAGAATTGAAGACATGTGAGCGTTGTGCCGAAAAATGGCTCGATTGTCGTTGACGAGGAAGTATCATCAGGCTGTAACTTTGATTTGTTGATGGGGAAGACTTACAGATATGAATGTGTCAACCCAAAGAAGACTAACAATAGATTGACGTTACAGCACTTTACTTGATGCAGTTGCATTGATCGTAGTCTCACTTTTCCGGTTTTGTACCAGAACGTTAACTCTTTCAACGTATTGGGTAATCGCCAATGAAATAGGGAGCGTCAGATTTTTTGCCAATAAATGCCCGACAATACCGCAGACCAAAGCCCTATCATAATCTCATAATTGGAAAGTGGATAAATGTGTTACATAGACACAGTGCATCAATGGagcgaaaataattaaattttgaccgaatgtCAACATATTTTGTTGACAGACACACACCTCGACGAGGAGACATTTATTCAGAATTCAATTAAGGAGATACGAAATACAAAACTAAATCCATCGGTCAATATACCAAACAAGTACGTCACCATCATTCCAAAGGTTATTCCCATAATATAAATCTTAGACAGTAGCAATTCTGTGCCGTCTACGATGATTGGTTAACGCAATTTTTAGGGCAAACGTTTTATTGCACACGTTGCATTCGTACGGTCTTTCACCtgcaatcaaaaatttcaatttgtttcgaGATGTGCCCACTTTCGGAGTCGATAAACAAACCGGTGTGAATATTCTTGTGATCCCTCAAGTACGTTTTAGACCGAAATGTTTTATTGCAGTAGTCACACGTGAActcattttctgaaaaagaagttttcgtaaaaaaaacaaaatccaaatttttcagACCGGAAATGGTTATGAGTGAAAGTTTACTCGTGTGAATCGATAAACAAACTGGACTTGATGCCCGGAAGCAACTGTCTTCCTGATCTACTTTCACTTACCACTATGAGACCTTTGATGATCGGTTAGATTTTGTTTACGTTTGAACGTAGCATGACAGGTCGAACATTCGAATGGCCTCGCGTctgtgaaacaaaatttttgggattttttaGTTTGTGGGTCAGTGGGTTGATCTTCTTTTGAGTTGAACTTTCTTTTCACTTACCGGAATGAATCTTTTCATGACTGATCAAATAGCTTTCATACCTGCTAGCATAGTCACATTGCGAGCACTGGTACGGCCTTTCGTCTACACATAGCAAATTGAAAGTTAATATCACTGAAATTCTGGCCCGGGCAAAAACAATGAGTGTCTTCGTACTTACCAGTGTGGATCATTGAATGTGCGGTCAGAATGTGTTTCGTACTGAATTGCTTGCCACACTCTGCACAGGTATGAGATTTTGGTTCTTTTAAATGAGAACAACGTTCGActtaattgaaaacaaattgtgtGGAAGAAGAACTTACGTTTACGACGACTTTTTTCAGCATTTTTAAGAGAAATTTCGCTACTTTTTCCAATTAATTGAACCTGGAAATGAAAAGCGGTCAGTAGATGAAAAGCTGCATCGGTAATCACGGGCGGAAATAAATCTCAAGAAAATGACAACTCCAACAGAGCATCTTtaaggccgtttgaaatgccatccacgttggGTGAGGTACAGtgtcttgaagatgatctacaCTCCATTGTTCATCAATGTAATTCAACGTCTCACATCAAGACAGGAATACTAAAAGACTTGTTGCAATTACCTGACATTCATCCAATTGCGATTGCTCACTACTGTCCACTGGCGTCGTAGTTCTTCTATGCGACAATAATTCTTCTAGCTGATGATTCGCTAGAGAAGAGTTGACATCCGATTCACAATGCTGCACTTTGAGAGCGCACGCACCGGGTCTGAAATAGTCAGAAATCACGACTGTGTAGATATTACCAACAGAAACTATGTCCCTTACACAGAAGCGTTCGAATCATGAGCGTTATTCTTTCTCTTCCATTCCATTCCATTATAATCGACATTGCTACTTGACGTGACTGACTCAAAGCTGTTGTATCTTAAATCACTAAAGCTTGGATCGATTTGTGGGAATATTCCAACTGGTGCTGCTTGTTCTGCTCGCATAATACCTCTACAAACGTTACAATTGGTATCGCTGCTCGACGAGCCTGATTCCAATTGCATTAAATCCCCAGCAACGTTCCGACAGATATTGCCGCTCGCCGAGCCTGAGTCATAGTTAATGTCTCCGAAGACGCCGAAGCCTGGTGAGGGTACCGAGTCCAGTACATCCAATAGGCCATTACACATATTCTCCTCCACATTATCAAATTCATTATTTGGGAGAGCTGCGTTTTCGGGATGGTTCAGCTTGAGTACCAAGTTGTCAAGAAATTGGTCAGATAAATCCAGAATTGAAGCCATGTGAGCGTTGTGCCCAATTATTGTTGTCTAGGAAGAATCAGGCTGTAACTTTGATTTGTTGACGGGGGAGACTTTTACAGATATGATTGTGTCAACCCAAACAAGACTGTCCATAGATTGACATTACAACACTTTGCTTGATGATGAGTTATGCAGTTTTGCGTTGATCGTACATGTTTCCGTTTTTGTACCAGAATGTTAATTAACCCTTTTAACGCATTGGGTAATCGCCAGTTTTATACATGTTGTTCTGTCTGTGGGTATAGCGAACGATGCTGTCTTTTATTACCTTATCTTTCATAAAGGTGAATTCAAAAATCCAACTTCTCCGTAACGGTAATGCGAAGGCGCGCTAACGTTAATGTTAATGCTAGTGATCTCCCTACGAAAACttctttttcagaaaatgagTTCACGTGTGACTACTGCAATAACATATTTCGGTGTAAAACGTACTTGAGGGATCACAAGAATATTCACACCGGTTTGTTTATCGACTCCGAAAGTGGTCACATctcgaaataaattgaaatttttgattgcaGGTGAAAGACCGTACGAATGCAACGTGTGCAATAAAACGTTTGCCCTAAGTGTTGCGTTAACCAATCATCGTAGACGGCACAGAATTG harbors:
- the LOC119079120 gene encoding zinc finger protein 248-like, whose translation is MNRMLPCKDTVCVGNLVTVVISDYFRTGAHTLKVQHCEPSVGVAIKNHQMEDALPHGRTAMSVDSIEQSEDASQLDECQDQIIGKSCEIPLKNAGKGRRKQPKSHTCAECGKQFRKKSELTKHLWVHTGEKPYKCAQCDYAGTRANDVARHESTHSDARPFKCSICNAAFKFKHVLTGHQVTHSGGRLYECNLCDETFPLRSGLISHIKSH